Proteins from a genomic interval of Nitrospinota bacterium:
- the carB gene encoding carbamoyl-phosphate synthase large subunit, whose product MPKRTDIKKILLIGAGPIVIGQACEFDYSGTQACKALKEEGYEVILVNSNPATIMTDPEFADRTYIEPVTPEVVEMIIARDRPDALLPTMGGQTGLNTALVVAENGVLDKYGVELIGAKVEAIKKAEDRNLFKEAMSRIGLSVPPSGHAKDLKTAWELVAQTGFPAIIRPSFTLGGTGGSIAYSEKDFERLIKLGLHASPNNQVLIEKSLLGWKEYELEVMRDIKDNVVIVCSIENFDPMGIHTGDSITVAPAQTLTDREYQIMRNAAVDIIREIGVETGGSNIQFALDPKNGDMIVIEMNPRVSRSSALASKATGFPIAKIAAKLAVGYTLDEIQNDITRVTPASFEPTLDYCVVKIPRFTFEKFDKAEPILTTQMKSVGEVMSIGRTFKEALQKSLRSLEIGVSGLEEIFHIDLNPEKFSLAQQKEELEKALQYPYWDRIWHIFAALRRGVTLERINELTGIDPWFLYNISEIINLEHDLKETGGSDKISDELLREAKKMGFSDKYLALLWNCAEANVADRRKNAGIFPVYKRVDTCGAEFEAFTPYLYSTYEDECESNPTDKKKIIILGGGPNRIGQGIEFDYCCVHASFALQEDGFETIMVNCNPETVSTDYDTSDRLYFEPLTFEDVMHIVRVEKPYGVIVQFGGQTPLKLALSLSKAGVPIIGTSPEDIDRAEDRKLFKEVIEKLGLKQPNNETATSVEDAQRIAANIGYPVVVRPSYVLGGRAMEIVYDEERLKHYMVHAVKASPEHPILIDSFLQNAIEIDVDAIADGTDVVIGGLMEHIEEAGIHSGDSACSLPAYSLDASIIERIKEQTKSLAMELNVKGLVNIQFAVKDGEIYVIEVNPRASRSIPFVSKTMDVPLAKLAARVMAGKSLKELGFLKEKTVSHIAVKESVFPFNKFADVDVLLGPEMKSTGEVMGIDSTFGLAFAKSQLATGICLPPQGTVFISVKEQDRPAALKVAKAFEEMGYDVLGTPETMDYIRDNGLHGLAIKTTENGFAGMVEVIESNKVQFIINTVFGEEAIKESFSLRRASLNHNLPYCTTMAGAFALVAALQSLKVNNLQICSIQEYGKGNIH is encoded by the coding sequence ATGCCAAAAAGAACCGATATAAAAAAGATTTTGTTGATTGGGGCCGGTCCCATTGTTATTGGACAGGCTTGTGAGTTTGATTATTCCGGAACCCAGGCATGCAAAGCGTTGAAGGAAGAGGGGTATGAAGTCATACTCGTCAATAGCAATCCCGCCACGATCATGACCGATCCCGAGTTTGCCGACCGCACCTATATAGAGCCGGTCACTCCCGAAGTGGTTGAGATGATCATTGCACGCGATCGCCCGGACGCTCTTTTACCAACGATGGGAGGACAGACGGGGTTGAACACTGCCCTGGTTGTCGCTGAAAATGGAGTGCTGGATAAATACGGTGTGGAATTGATCGGCGCCAAGGTGGAAGCGATTAAAAAAGCCGAGGACCGTAACCTTTTCAAGGAGGCGATGAGCCGCATTGGCTTGAGCGTCCCTCCCAGTGGTCATGCGAAAGATTTAAAAACCGCGTGGGAGCTTGTAGCCCAAACTGGTTTTCCGGCCATCATTCGTCCTTCGTTTACTTTGGGGGGAACCGGAGGAAGCATCGCTTATTCAGAAAAGGATTTTGAACGTTTGATTAAATTGGGACTGCACGCCAGCCCCAATAATCAGGTGCTGATTGAAAAATCCTTGTTGGGTTGGAAGGAATATGAACTGGAGGTAATGCGGGATATTAAAGACAATGTGGTGATCGTCTGCTCCATCGAGAATTTTGACCCGATGGGCATTCATACAGGCGATAGCATCACGGTAGCTCCCGCGCAAACACTTACGGATCGTGAATACCAGATCATGCGCAACGCGGCGGTTGATATTATCCGCGAGATCGGCGTGGAAACCGGAGGATCAAATATTCAGTTTGCCCTCGACCCGAAAAACGGCGACATGATCGTTATTGAAATGAACCCCAGGGTTTCAAGAAGTTCCGCCCTGGCTTCCAAGGCGACGGGATTTCCCATCGCCAAAATTGCCGCCAAACTGGCTGTCGGCTATACGCTCGATGAGATTCAGAACGATATCACCAGAGTGACACCAGCATCCTTTGAACCCACTCTGGATTACTGCGTGGTGAAGATCCCCCGATTCACTTTTGAAAAATTTGACAAAGCCGAACCCATTTTAACCACTCAGATGAAATCGGTGGGTGAAGTGATGTCCATCGGACGAACGTTTAAAGAAGCTCTGCAAAAATCCCTGCGTTCCCTTGAAATAGGTGTGTCCGGTCTGGAGGAAATTTTCCACATTGATTTGAATCCGGAAAAATTTTCTTTAGCACAGCAGAAGGAGGAGCTAGAGAAAGCACTTCAATATCCATATTGGGATCGAATCTGGCATATTTTTGCCGCTTTGAGGAGAGGTGTTACCTTGGAGCGGATTAATGAATTGACTGGGATAGACCCGTGGTTTCTTTATAATATTTCGGAAATCATAAACCTGGAACATGATCTGAAAGAGACCGGTGGATCAGACAAAATAAGCGATGAATTATTGAGAGAAGCTAAAAAAATGGGTTTCTCCGACAAATATTTGGCTTTGCTGTGGAATTGTGCAGAAGCGAATGTTGCTGACCGCAGAAAAAATGCAGGGATATTTCCCGTCTATAAACGAGTGGATACTTGTGGCGCTGAATTTGAGGCCTTTACCCCTTATTTATATTCGACCTATGAGGATGAATGTGAGTCGAACCCGACGGATAAAAAGAAAATTATTATTCTGGGCGGCGGACCGAACCGGATTGGCCAGGGTATTGAGTTTGATTATTGCTGTGTACATGCTTCTTTCGCTTTGCAGGAAGATGGTTTTGAAACCATCATGGTTAATTGCAATCCAGAAACTGTCAGTACCGATTATGATACATCCGACCGGCTTTATTTCGAGCCTCTGACGTTCGAAGATGTCATGCATATTGTCCGGGTGGAAAAGCCGTACGGAGTTATCGTTCAGTTTGGAGGTCAAACTCCATTGAAGCTGGCGTTGTCATTGTCAAAGGCAGGGGTTCCCATCATAGGTACCAGCCCTGAAGATATTGACCGGGCGGAAGATCGTAAACTGTTCAAGGAAGTGATCGAGAAATTGGGATTGAAACAACCGAACAACGAGACCGCCACTTCTGTTGAGGATGCGCAACGCATTGCCGCGAATATTGGTTATCCTGTGGTAGTGAGGCCATCGTATGTTCTTGGCGGACGGGCGATGGAAATCGTCTATGACGAAGAACGGCTGAAACATTATATGGTGCATGCCGTCAAAGCTTCACCGGAGCATCCGATTTTAATCGATTCATTTTTGCAGAATGCAATCGAAATTGATGTCGATGCCATTGCCGATGGGACCGATGTGGTCATCGGCGGTTTGATGGAGCATATTGAGGAAGCCGGGATTCACTCAGGAGATAGCGCTTGTTCCTTACCCGCATATTCCCTGGATGCATCCATTATCGAAAGAATTAAGGAACAAACCAAGTCCCTGGCAATGGAGCTGAATGTTAAGGGATTGGTAAATATCCAATTTGCTGTTAAGGATGGCGAAATATACGTCATAGAGGTCAATCCACGGGCTTCTCGAAGCATTCCCTTCGTGAGCAAGACGATGGACGTTCCCCTTGCCAAGCTGGCCGCCCGCGTAATGGCAGGAAAGTCGCTGAAGGAATTGGGTTTTTTAAAGGAAAAAACCGTGTCTCATATCGCGGTCAAGGAGTCAGTTTTTCCCTTCAATAAATTCGCGGATGTGGATGTACTTCTGGGGCCGGAAATGAAATCAACCGGTGAAGTGATGGGCATCGATTCGACCTTTGGCCTGGCATTCGCCAAATCCCAACTGGCAACGGGAATTTGCCTACCTCCTCAAGGAACAGTTTTTATCAGTGTTAAGGAGCAAGACCGACCGGCGGCCTTAAAAGTGGCCAAAGCATTTGAAGAAATGGGCTACGATGTTCTGGGCACTCCGGAAACCATGGATTATATACGGGACAATGGTTTGCACGGGCTTGCGATCAAAACTACGGAAAATGGATTTGCCGGAATGGTGGAAGTCATCGAAAGCAATAAAGTTCAATTTATTATCAATACTGTTTTCGGTGAAGAAGCGATCAAGGAATCTTTTTCTCTTCGTCGCGCCTCTCTCAACCACAACCTGCCCTACTGCACCACCATGGCGGGCGCTTTTGCCCTGGTCGCTGCATTGCAGTCCCTGAAAGTAAATAACCTGCAGATTTGTTCGATTCAGGAATATGGGAAGGGAAACATCCATTAG